Part of the Flammeovirga agarivorans genome is shown below.
TGTGTTTTAAAGAAGATAATTCATTTATATTAATCAGTAAAGCAAAACATAAAGAAGCTTTAATACTAAGGAACTTTAAGCAAGAATACGTTAGTATGAACCTTTAAGCAAAACGCCACATAGATATTCAATTCTATGTGGCGTTTTTTTTATTTTGACCTTCTGATTACTGGATCTAAGTTCTGAAGAATTTTTGCTTTCAATTTACTGTCAATTTCCGGATGTTGTTGAATGTAATCATTCGTGATCTTTACTACTTCCTTTTCCGTTCTTTTACCTATCGAAGATCTGAGGTAATTGTATGGAAAGAATATATCACCCGTCTTTTGTACCTCAGGTAAGAGTTCTAAAATTGTGGGTATATGTTTTAATGATAATTTAGCCTGTAATGGATGATTGATATATCCTAACGCTTGTTCCACCCAGGGTTCGTTTCCTCTATTCTCCACCTTTTTCATATCCTCAATAAATTGATCCAATTGATCTTGTTGTTGACTACTACTTGGTAAAATATATTTTAGAAAATCTTGATAATACGATGCTTCAATTAAACTTTGGCAAACGACTAATTCCTCATCAGTCACTAACTGTTCGAGTCTCAATTTTTGTAATAAAGCAATTCTATTTCTATCATTTAGTTTTGGGGAAGTGTTCTTTTTTGTTAGGTAGCTTGAAAAGAAAGACTGATGCTTTTCAGTATGAGCAAATAATTTTAGAATATTAAAATAGAATGCCTTGATTTCTTTCTTTGAGACGGACTCCATTAATTTTTTAAAAGTGTCAAATTCATTATTAGTGATAACGATACGCTCTTTATCATTTAGATAATACCAATAGACCTCATTCAATTGGCTGGATAGCATATTTTTTAATAATAAATTATCTTCTACTTTTATTTGCTCAATAAGAAATTGTACATACACTTCGATATCTACTTTTTGATGAAGAAAATTCTCGAATAATGTACCATATGCTACGACAGCTTCAGTATCGGACAATGTATTGATAGAATTAATAACCTGTTCTTGCAATACTTCATCTAGTTCAAAATATCCGTATCCTTTTGCAGATTGATCTAAAGGGAAACCATTGATTTTAGAATTCAGCTGAATCTTCTGTTGATCTAATAATATATCTTCCTTGTTCACCTCTATGATTTGTGATGCATTCGGAACAGAGTATTGAATGGAAAGTAAATCTTCTTGTGAAGAAAATTGAAGTAAAGGCATCCCTTCCTTTTTTACCCAGCTATCAGCCCATTCTTTTAATTCTAATCCACTGGCAGTAGAGATCTCAGCAATTAATTGATCAAATGTAGCATTACTAAAGGCGTATTTTGATAAATAGGATTGCAGTGCCTTTTGCATATTTTCTGGCCCCACTACCTTTTCCAATTGTGCCATAACTACAGGAGCTTTGGAATAAATAATTGCTCCATATAACGTTCCTGCTAAGTTGAGGTTATCTAATTGCTGTTGGATCGGATGGCTCCCCGCAGTCCTGTCAACCACATAAGCTCTATTTTGGTGGGAGAGATAGAATTGAAGGTCGTGGTTTATTTCTGGATAGTTAGGTTCTACAGCTTTTGCAGCGATGAAATTTGCAAAAACTTCCTTGAGCCAAACATCATTAAACCATTTCATGGTGACCAAATTTCCAAACCATGTATGGGCGACTTCATGTGCAATTAACTGTGCTCTTCTTAAATGTTCAGAAGGTCCAGCATTTTCATCAAGAATTAAAGATGAGGCTCTATATTGTATCGCACCTACATGTTCCATTCCACCATATTGAAATGGAGGAATTAATGCAAAGTCTAATTTATGATATGGATAGGGTATACCTGTATATTCTTCTAGCCATTTGATCGAATTGACATGAAGGTCAAATATGGCTTTTTTATTATTATTGATCTTTTCATCGCTCTCCATATGTAGCATATGGAATTTTTGTTTTCCATCATTATAAACGACCTCTTCAAATTCACCTGCTACAAATGAAAAAAGATAGGTACTCATAGGTTGTGATTCTCCAAAAACGATTAAAGTTCTTCCATCTTCACTTGGTGTAGATTTTCCATATTCAGCACTTATAGCTTTCCAACTTTCGGGCATATCTAGGCTCAATAAGTAGGTAGCTTTTAAATCTGGTTGATCAAAACAGGGGAATAAGGTTCTTGCTCGGTCAGGAACAAGTAAGGTATACATATAGTTCTCCTTTCTATTAAGAGACTGATCGCCTGCCGTAAAATGAAATGAAATCTTATTTTTTCCTTCAGTTAATTTCTCAGATGGGATGACAATATGCTCTAGTTTGTAGCGGTAGTCACTCTGTTGATTATTGACAACAAGGTTAGTGATCTCGTTATTTTCAGTAGCAAAATCTAATAGTAAAGGATGGTCAGCATCTTTAATATCAACTTCTATATATGCTGTAGCTTGAATTTCTTCTTCCTTTAATTCAGGAAGGACAAAATGTAATTCATATCTAATATTGGATAAATTTTCAAAACGATGCTGTGCTAACGTAAGGCTAACACCATTCGTCTGAGGGAGATTCAATTCTTTTTTACATCCCATAATGCTAATTGATAAAAAAATTAGGAGTAATAACTTTCTCATATATGCTTGATTAATAATTTCTATAATCAAGATAGGAAAAGTAGAAAGTGAAAAAAACTTTTTTATTTAGCTTACAGAATTTAATTGACAGACCTTGTTCTACGATTCCTTATTCGTGACTTTAAAGGAATATAAATTCTGTGATATATAACTATAAACCACAGAAACAGCAATAGTAAGCATTTTTGATGGTGTAGGGTAAAAGCCACAGACATCAACAAATAACTTCATTAGAAAATAATTGATGATAATCGCTCCCACACTAATCTGAAAATATCGGAAAAACTGTACTCTTCCTCTAAGATCAGAATCTTGGAAGGTAATGTATTTTTGTAATAGGAAGCCAGTAGTTAACGTAATAGGGTAAACAATAAATAGAGCTGCAATATGAGGACTTACTGTAACAAATTCTAAATCCAAATTATGTTCATCCACACCGTAATGAAAGACTAAAAAGTATAAAACGATATCTAACACCAAATTACCACCTCCACATACAGCATAACGGTATGTTTTTAAAGGCATAAAAGGCTTGAAGATAAAATAGAATAAGTCAATCAGTTGTATAAATTTTTCTCTCATTTTGTATGAATTAGCCGACAAATATACAGATCTAATTGAATAGTTGGAACAAGTAGAGCTGTTAGAAATCCTTAATCATACCCTCTTTTTCTAAACAACTGCTTATGAGTGATAACAATGTTTAATGTCGTCTTTAAATCTTAGCTACGAATACCTATTTAACGTTAATATAAAAAAACAATAAATTCGTCTATTACCTAATACCTATGAAAAAGTTACTTAACATATTAATTTTTAGCTTATTAATTATCAATACTTCCTTTGCTTCAGATAATCAGTATAATGATAATAAACTTGATGATAAATACACTTTAGATATTTCGTCACTTAAGGGAAGAGTATTTTCTCAACCGAATGAGATCAAGGCAATTCTAAGCGAATACTTGTCTGTTCGAGAAGAAGGAAACATGGATTATGTTTACAATCCCGATAACAACGAATTAGTGATGTATTTTAAAGATGGTATTGATAAATTAGTAGTGACAGACTGTAAAGTTACAAGTCAGTTGACTAATGTTTACATGACCGTTAATGAAGATATCAAATTACATGTTGTGTATTATAATGATACAGATAATATCTTGGATGTACGCGTTAGAAAGTATTTTCCAGATTGGGAAAGATATTTCGAAGTTGTAACAGAAGAAAATAAATAATAAAAATATTTCAGGTAAAGCCTCCATTAATATGAAAATTGATGGAGGCTTTTTTTTGACCAAATTTTCTTGAAAAGACGTTTTTTGAATGTCCATAAAAGCATTATGAAACTACTATTGTAAATAAATGAATATGATTGATAACGATATTTAAAACGTTGATAAATAGGAATCTAAAAGGGTTTTTGGTCGTTTATGAGTTTGTATTTATAATTTTTTAATCTCATATACATGAAAAAGATTTTTTATTTATTCATTGCATTAAACGTGAATTTACTTCACACTATGCTTGCTGCTCCTAACGATAAAATTGCTCCAAATGGCAATGCCTTAACAATGGAAACAATAAAGGAGTTAAAAGGACAACATATTTCTGATGTTACCTTAATTTATGAGGTCATCGATTTCTATTTAGATATTCAAGAAGAAGGTAAAACAAAATACATTTATAATCCAGATACAGAAAACATCATTTTCTGGACAAACGAAGATTTTAAATGTTTAGAAATAAAAGAATTTAAAGATAGAGAAAATGCAACTAGCGTTAAGTTGCTATTAAATGATGAATACGAACTAAATATCATTCAACCAAAAGATGATATGGGCATCACAAAAGTATCATCAAGAACATTTTCAGAGAAACATAAGAAATTTATCAGTGTGATCACTTTCAAGAAAAAATAAGTAATCATTGGTACCAATAAGCCAGAATCTAAAATATAGGTTCTGGTTTTTTTATACTCTTCAGCCTATTCTATTTAATTTTATTGATTTTGGATTCTAAGATTATTATTAACTTCGCATCTTAATAAAATCAATCCTTCATGCATCCTAATAATTTACATAAAAAAGGTTACAATTTCGATAAGCTTGTAAAAGCACATCCTGCTTTAGCTCCATTTGTGATAATGGGTAAATCAGGTAGAAAAACGATCACTTTTTCTGATCCTAAAGCTGTGAAAGCTTTGAACTCAGCATTATTGAAATCGTACTATAAAGTTCAATATTGGGATATTCCAGAAGGATATTTGTGTCCACCAATTCCGGGTAGAGCAGATTATATTTTAAAAATTGAGGATATTTTAGAGCAAACCACTTCATTAAGACCTACAATGGTAAAAGGGCTAGACATTGGGTCTGGTTCAAATATCATCTACCCTTTAATTGGAAAAGGAATGCTAGGTTGGAGATTTGTAGGAACAGAAGTTGATGATGTTGCTATTGACAATGCCCTTGATATACTAAAAAAGAATAAGATTTCACCAAAAGAAATAGGTATCCGTAAACAAAAAAATATGGATAGTATTTTTAAAGGTGTGATAAGAGAAGGAGACAGGTTTGCATTTTCAATGTGTAATCCTCCATTCCATAAAAGTGCGGAAGAGGCTTTACAACAATCAACAAGAAAGGTAAAGAACTTAAACCCAAATAGTAAAGAAGTTACCCTAAACTTCGGAGGCCAAAGTAATGAACTTTGGTGTGAAGGAGGCGAACTTGCCTTCATCAAAAAAATGATTGATGAGAGTAAAGATTTTAAAGATCAAGTCATTTGGTTTACATCATTAGTTTCTAAATCAACGAATGTTGTTCCTATTAAAAAGCATATGAAAACAGTACGACCTGCTGAATTTCATGTTATCGATATGGGGCAAGGGCAAAAGAAAAGTAGATTTGTTGCGTGGACATTCCAAAGTTTAAGTAAATAACTTTTTTAAGGAATATGTCTAAGAAATCATCTTCATCTCATCCTCTTCATGGATACACCTTTATTGATCTGTTTGCAGGAATAGGTGGATTCCATTTGGCTTTGTCGAGTTTAGGAGCAAAGTGTTTATCTGCTGTAGAGTGGGAGAAGCGATGCCAAGTAACGTATGAAGCCAATTTTGGTATCTTACCACAAGGAGATATCACACAGGTGGATGAGAAAGATATTCCTACGCATGATATTCTATGTGCGGGTTTTCCTTGTCAGGCTTTTTCTATTTCTGGAAGACAAAAAGGATTTGAGGATACTAGAGGCACTTTGTTTTTTGATGTAGCAAGGATTATTCAATCTAAAAAACCTAAAGTTGTTTTTCTTGAAAATGTGAGGAATCTGATTCGACATGATCAAGGAAAAACACTAAAAACGATTTTATCAACTTTAGAGTTATTGGGTTATACGGCAAAAACAAAACTTCTGAATGCAAGAGATTTTGGATTGCCTCAAAATAGAGAACGATTATATATTGTAGCTTTTAGAAAAGATTTAGAAATAGATTTTTCATTTCCGATAGGAACACATAAAAAGGTGGCTTTGAAAGAGTTTCTTTTAGAAGATCCAAAGGATGGGAAGGTGATAGATCGTGATGATATCCGATTTTATAAAGACATTTCAGCTTTTGATATGCTAAAAGAAACAGAATACCCCAATAAGCCTATACAAATTGGGACTGTAAATAAAGGTGGTCAAGGCGAACGAATATACCATGAAAATGGTCATGCAATTACTCTTTCGGCGTATGGTGGAGGCGTAGGTTCTAGAACCGGTTTATATCTTGTAAAAGGTAAAGTACGTAAACTATCCCCAAGGGAATGTGCTCGATTGCAAGGTTTTCCAGATAGCTTCAAGATCACTTCAAAATTAACACAAGCATATCAACAATTTGGAAATTCAGTAGCTGTAAATGTAGTAAAAGCAATAGGAGATAAGATTAGTTTATCTCTAAATCAAAGAGATTAGAAAAACACCCCAAACGTCTTAATAAGACAAATGGGGTGACAGTAATTAATAATCAGTTTTACTTTTTATGAAGATACTGTATTATCATTATTGCTTTATGAATTTAATAGGACTGAACCCTTCAATCATTACAATGTAAATTCCCTTTTGCAATCCACTTACATCCAGAGATTGATGACTTGTTGATTGCTTCAAAATATTACCTTTTAAATCAAGTACTTTAATCGGTGTGTCTTCAGATAACCCTTTAATATTTAAACGGTGTTGCACTGGGTTTGGAGCCAAGTAGGGTTGCTCTGAAACCAACTGTTCTGAAGAGGTAATTCGACTATTACTGTCTTCATTCATAGTAAAATTAACGATATCCGACCAAGCTGACATATAGGTTGTATTCATTGCTCGAATTCTTACTGAGTAGTTTTGACCAGGCAGTAAGTTTGATATCCAAAACTCATCAGGGTCTACATTTTGGATATTATCAATAGTATTCCAAGCCTTACCTTCTTGCTTATATTGAATCCTATGGTATGTCGCATTATTTCCTTCTTGCCAAGTAATTTTTGCTGCATAAATATATGCAAGTACATCTGTAATTATTGGCTTCGAAACAGGTTGGTCATCATTGACAGTAACCGTACATGATTTGGTAAAACTACCATCTTCAGTTGTTGCAATAATTGTTGCAACTCCTGCAGAGATAGCGGTAATCGTTCCATTATCATCGACAGTAACCACACCAGTGTTATTAGAAGTCCAATTTACAGAATGATTACTAGCATAGGCGGGTAGTGTTGTTGCTATTAATGTTTCTTGGCTACCTGAATTTAATGCAATAGCGTCAGTAGACAATTGTAAGCTTTCTACAGGAGCCACCTCACTTGGTACTAATTGTCCATTTTTGTTATTGATAGCACCAATATTAGGAGAACCACTAAATAGATCAACAGGATTTCCATAAAAATCTTCTGTAGGATAGGCAGGGATATGGGCAAAAATACCTGTTCCTGCACTTGGTATTGGAGGCCCTACATTTAAAACACCACTATTTTCTGCTGGACTGTTTTTCTTTAATTGATACCCTAATGCATTTCTTGCACCTTCGGCATAAAATAAAGGATCAGCAACTACTTTGCTATTGTCAAGGTTAGAAAAATTATTGTGAACATCCCCATAAAATAGGTTATTTTGAACGTACAGCGTTTCTCCATGTGTATCAATTTTTACCTGTTTACCACCAATACGTCCCTTTTTAGCATAGAATACATTGTTGAAAATATATGTTGCCTTACCATCAATATCGATAGAAGTAGAATAGGCGCTATCCATATATACTGTATTATTATATATAAAATTCTGATCACTATAATGTGTTCCGGCAGGAACTACTTCATTAACCCATATTGTATGATTACTATTAGTCCATGAAGGATTTTCTCTCCAACCGTCATTGATCGATACATTAAATCTATAGATAGAATTTAAGTTACCACCTAAAATTTCAACAAATCCCCCTTCACAATCTTCCATATAATTGTATTGGATAAAGGTATTGACATTTTCATGATCTATATGAATACCATGAGAATCCAAATGTCCTCTTGTACTTAAACATTTGTTGTATTGAATCACTGTATTGAAACATCTCCAATTCCAAACCGAACTTCCTCTACCAGGCATTCTTGGGTCTTTACTTGAACCCGGACGATCAAAAATATTATGTTCGATCAAACAATTAAATGTTCTTATAGGAAGGATACTAGTGCCACCTAATTCAACAAATTCATTGTTTCTAAAAACACTATTATAATTTGCATTTAAAGAGTCATTACCAACTCCTGTATCTCCACCGTCGTGTTTTACATAGACCCCTAAACGTTGTATATCAGTAAAATAATTGTCTTCAACTAAAATGTTATTAATGTTTTTTTCTTCACCATTTACCGAATTCTTAGTGGAATAGAATTTAATACCTGAAACTTCTAAACTATTAAAGGCATCTTCTCCTTCTTCTTTTAAAATAGCTTTTGGTGCATATACATTTCTAATTATTGAATTTCGTATTATAAAATTAGAAAGTGATTTTGAACCTGAATTAACAATTTGAATCCCAAAAGCATCCAGTTCACTGACACCCTCTCTGTTGTCAATTCTTTCATTGTTAATTTCAATTCCATCAATAATAATATTGTCATTATTTTCAATCAACAACGCCTCTTGATAATCTCCACCGTTTTCATTTCCCACCACACCACTGATGATTGGTAACTCTCCATTACCATATGATGACACCAATAAAGGAGAATTTTCACTTCCTGATCCATTGACAATAAAGTGTCCATAAAAAGTATCTCCTTTTTCAAAAAGAATACTATCACCAACGCCAACAGAGGTTGCACTAATTTTTTCTAGTGATGCCCAAGGTGATGCAATACTACCGTTATTAGTATCATTACCATCATTACTTAAATAAAATGCTCTACTAGCTCTTGAAGTACCAAAAGCAACACTTCCTAAATGAGTTTTCCAAGCTGCATTTCCATTTGAAAATTGAACTCTAATGTACTTGGCTTTTGATGGAATTATGCCCGAATTTGAATAGATAACTTCTGCTCTGTACCCAAGATCAATAGTAAGTGAATTATATATTGAAAGTGCAGTAAAGTTTATATTATCTTCTGAATAATAAACATTGACATCAGCATTACCTACATCTCCAGCTACAGTGTATGTTTTTATATTTAATGTTTGAAGATTATTTACGGCATAGGTAACATGAGCATCTTCTACTGTAGATCTGACTAATCTATTATTATCATTATTAAAGTTGACTTCGCTATCTGTAGAAAGAATAAAGCCGGAATGGTCTACAGTTTGGTTAAAGTCAGTCAATTCATCTGTGTTAATACTATTTGGTAATTCCTTATATGAAATTTGAATGGCCCCCAATTGAGCTTTCCAAGATGCATCTCCTCCCGATATTACGATTTTTAAATAACTGTGAGAAAGGGTACTGGTAGGGGTGATGCTTTCAAGTGTTCTTAATGAGCTGTTATCACTTAAAAATGAGCGGTTTACATTGACTGAAGTATAATTTACCCCATCATTGGAACTCAATATTGAAAGATCTCCGGCATTCTGATCGCCATCGACAGACCAAAAGTGTAAATTGAAATCAGTGATTTCTGTAAAATGGTAAATTAATGAAGCATCCTCTGTAGAGCTCCTGACAATTCTACTTGAATCATTATTAAAATTGAGAGGGTTGCCATGATCTATTATTAGGTGATCCGAATGTTCATGAACAAACTCCAGTGATTCAAAGTCATCAGTGAAGGTTTGTGCAAAACTAGAAATGGATACACCCACGGTAAATAGCGTAAATAGTAAAGAAGCTGTAAAATTTAATCTCATAGTATAATTCGTTTCTATTTTATTTAATAGATAACATTCGCTGGTTATCTTTATAGTAAATATTATTAAGTGTTGTTATTACAAATATTGAAGAAGGAAAAGGAATATTTAAGTAGTATATAGACAAAAAGTAGCCAATAATTGATAGATGTGAACTTTTTCAAAAAGTTATTGATCATATAATCAGCTTTGTATCAATTACCCTTCTGAAAGGATAAATGAACGATGTGAATTATATTAATTTGAATTACAAATAATAATTTTTCTTTGTGACTGCTATATTTTTGATAGATAATTTTTCTAAACACATTCTTAACTAGTACTTATTATTAGCTATATTTATTCTGTGATAATTTTATAGCAAAACAGAGATGAGAAGAGTACTACTTTACCTAATTTCTTTATTTACGTTTCTTACACTGACAGCCAATTGTGATATTGAAGCCAGTATCGAACCTAAACCAAAAGTGTTTATTGTTGACCAGTCTTGGAAGGCAGACTACAAAGTCTTTGTCGTAGGGCAGTCGTATCAGGCCGATATCATTGTATCTTCAAAAAGTTATGAAAGCAGTGCCGATTGGATTCTTGTAGATCAATTGTACCAAGCCGATATTAAAATGTTTGTGACAACGAAAAGCTATGAAGCCGATTATAAAATCTATTTTAGATGAATAGTTGTACCTGTTAAGAAATATTTAGATATATTTAACACTACCGAAAACTTCCCTTAACGTATTGAAAATCCTATTTTTTATTTAAATATTTCAATTACACATAACACTTTGCAGAATAAGTGTAAAAAAGGCATTGATATTCACCTATAAATAGGTTCATATTTGCACTGAAAAAGCAGATGTATTGGCGATTACCATCTGTGCGTTTTAGAAGGTTTCTAAAGCGAGTTTAAAAAACGTCTTAAATAATCTACACAATGGTTTCTAAGAAACTTTTACTTCCTTTCCTAATGATGGTTGGCTTGTTTGCATCTACTCAAACACAAGCACAAAACTTTTCTAGTACATTTATTGAATATGCATACGGTTGGAACAATACCGATTATGTAACAGGTGCCAATCCTAAAAATGGTGGCATGAACCTTTTCACACTAGATCATACTACTGTAACAAAATGGGGTGGTGTTTATGGCTTCGTAAACTTTATGGGAGCACCTGATGGTTTCTACTTAACGGG
Proteins encoded:
- a CDS encoding Ig-like domain-containing protein, producing the protein MRLNFTASLLFTLFTVGVSISSFAQTFTDDFESLEFVHEHSDHLIIDHGNPLNFNNDSSRIVRSSTEDASLIYHFTEITDFNLHFWSVDGDQNAGDLSILSSNDGVNYTSVNVNRSFLSDNSSLRTLESITPTSTLSHSYLKIVISGGDASWKAQLGAIQISYKELPNSINTDELTDFNQTVDHSGFILSTDSEVNFNNDNNRLVRSTVEDAHVTYAVNNLQTLNIKTYTVAGDVGNADVNVYYSEDNINFTALSIYNSLTIDLGYRAEVIYSNSGIIPSKAKYIRVQFSNGNAAWKTHLGSVAFGTSRASRAFYLSNDGNDTNNGSIASPWASLEKISATSVGVGDSILFEKGDTFYGHFIVNGSGSENSPLLVSSYGNGELPIISGVVGNENGGDYQEALLIENNDNIIIDGIEINNERIDNREGVSELDAFGIQIVNSGSKSLSNFIIRNSIIRNVYAPKAILKEEGEDAFNSLEVSGIKFYSTKNSVNGEEKNINNILVEDNYFTDIQRLGVYVKHDGGDTGVGNDSLNANYNSVFRNNEFVELGGTSILPIRTFNCLIEHNIFDRPGSSKDPRMPGRGSSVWNWRCFNTVIQYNKCLSTRGHLDSHGIHIDHENVNTFIQYNYMEDCEGGFVEILGGNLNSIYRFNVSINDGWRENPSWTNSNHTIWVNEVVPAGTHYSDQNFIYNNTVYMDSAYSTSIDIDGKATYIFNNVFYAKKGRIGGKQVKIDTHGETLYVQNNLFYGDVHNNFSNLDNSKVVADPLFYAEGARNALGYQLKKNSPAENSGVLNVGPPIPSAGTGIFAHIPAYPTEDFYGNPVDLFSGSPNIGAINNKNGQLVPSEVAPVESLQLSTDAIALNSGSQETLIATTLPAYASNHSVNWTSNNTGVVTVDDNGTITAISAGVATIIATTEDGSFTKSCTVTVNDDQPVSKPIITDVLAYIYAAKITWQEGNNATYHRIQYKQEGKAWNTIDNIQNVDPDEFWISNLLPGQNYSVRIRAMNTTYMSAWSDIVNFTMNEDSNSRITSSEQLVSEQPYLAPNPVQHRLNIKGLSEDTPIKVLDLKGNILKQSTSHQSLDVSGLQKGIYIVMIEGFSPIKFIKQ
- the rlmF gene encoding 23S rRNA (adenine(1618)-N(6))-methyltransferase RlmF produces the protein MHPNNLHKKGYNFDKLVKAHPALAPFVIMGKSGRKTITFSDPKAVKALNSALLKSYYKVQYWDIPEGYLCPPIPGRADYILKIEDILEQTTSLRPTMVKGLDIGSGSNIIYPLIGKGMLGWRFVGTEVDDVAIDNALDILKKNKISPKEIGIRKQKNMDSIFKGVIREGDRFAFSMCNPPFHKSAEEALQQSTRKVKNLNPNSKEVTLNFGGQSNELWCEGGELAFIKKMIDESKDFKDQVIWFTSLVSKSTNVVPIKKHMKTVRPAEFHVIDMGQGQKKSRFVAWTFQSLSK
- a CDS encoding DNA cytosine methyltransferase, with the protein product MSKKSSSSHPLHGYTFIDLFAGIGGFHLALSSLGAKCLSAVEWEKRCQVTYEANFGILPQGDITQVDEKDIPTHDILCAGFPCQAFSISGRQKGFEDTRGTLFFDVARIIQSKKPKVVFLENVRNLIRHDQGKTLKTILSTLELLGYTAKTKLLNARDFGLPQNRERLYIVAFRKDLEIDFSFPIGTHKKVALKEFLLEDPKDGKVIDRDDIRFYKDISAFDMLKETEYPNKPIQIGTVNKGGQGERIYHENGHAITLSAYGGGVGSRTGLYLVKGKVRKLSPRECARLQGFPDSFKITSKLTQAYQQFGNSVAVNVVKAIGDKISLSLNQRD
- a CDS encoding GtrA family protein, producing the protein MREKFIQLIDLFYFIFKPFMPLKTYRYAVCGGGNLVLDIVLYFLVFHYGVDEHNLDLEFVTVSPHIAALFIVYPITLTTGFLLQKYITFQDSDLRGRVQFFRYFQISVGAIIINYFLMKLFVDVCGFYPTPSKMLTIAVSVVYSYISQNLYSFKVTNKES
- a CDS encoding DUF6150 family protein gives rise to the protein MRRVLLYLISLFTFLTLTANCDIEASIEPKPKVFIVDQSWKADYKVFVVGQSYQADIIVSSKSYESSADWILVDQLYQADIKMFVTTKSYEADYKIYFR
- a CDS encoding M1 family metallopeptidase, with product MRKLLLLIFLSISIMGCKKELNLPQTNGVSLTLAQHRFENLSNIRYELHFVLPELKEEEIQATAYIEVDIKDADHPLLLDFATENNEITNLVVNNQQSDYRYKLEHIVIPSEKLTEGKNKISFHFTAGDQSLNRKENYMYTLLVPDRARTLFPCFDQPDLKATYLLSLDMPESWKAISAEYGKSTPSEDGRTLIVFGESQPMSTYLFSFVAGEFEEVVYNDGKQKFHMLHMESDEKINNNKKAIFDLHVNSIKWLEEYTGIPYPYHKLDFALIPPFQYGGMEHVGAIQYRASSLILDENAGPSEHLRRAQLIAHEVAHTWFGNLVTMKWFNDVWLKEVFANFIAAKAVEPNYPEINHDLQFYLSHQNRAYVVDRTAGSHPIQQQLDNLNLAGTLYGAIIYSKAPVVMAQLEKVVGPENMQKALQSYLSKYAFSNATFDQLIAEISTASGLELKEWADSWVKKEGMPLLQFSSQEDLLSIQYSVPNASQIIEVNKEDILLDQQKIQLNSKINGFPLDQSAKGYGYFELDEVLQEQVINSINTLSDTEAVVAYGTLFENFLHQKVDIEVYVQFLIEQIKVEDNLLLKNMLSSQLNEVYWYYLNDKERIVITNNEFDTFKKLMESVSKKEIKAFYFNILKLFAHTEKHQSFFSSYLTKKNTSPKLNDRNRIALLQKLRLEQLVTDEELVVCQSLIEASYYQDFLKYILPSSSQQQDQLDQFIEDMKKVENRGNEPWVEQALGYINHPLQAKLSLKHIPTILELLPEVQKTGDIFFPYNYLRSSIGKRTEKEVVKITNDYIQQHPEIDSKLKAKILQNLDPVIRRSK